The following are from one region of the Gemmatimonadota bacterium genome:
- a CDS encoding phosphoglycerate kinase — translation MVSSSARRLSVRDLNASGKRVLVRCDLNVPLAHGAVADGTRIRASLPTIRHLTEAGARVILMSHLGRPKGRVVPDLSLAPVAGELSRELGMPVAMAPDCVGPEVMRLAAELGDGEVLLLENLRFHAEETANEESFAKGLAALADLFVSDAFGTAHRAHASTAGAAAHFEQAAAGFLLEKELAFLGGAVTDPERPCVAILGGAKISGKMDVLENLLDRMDSILIGGAMAGTFFRALGLETGNSLVEEDRIGLAKGLLARASENGRDLRLPVDGVVASAFDADADASVVPVGEIPVDRWMLDVGPETVAEYRKVILGARTVLWNGPMGVFEMDRFAEGTLGIARAMAEATDLGATTIIGGGDSAAAIAKAACADRVSHVSTGGGASLEFLEGKLLPGVAALTEVNS, via the coding sequence ATGGTGTCCTCCTCTGCTCGTCGGCTGTCCGTCCGGGATCTGAACGCTTCCGGGAAGCGGGTGCTCGTCCGATGCGACCTGAATGTGCCGCTCGCGCACGGAGCGGTGGCGGACGGGACGAGGATTCGGGCCAGCCTGCCCACCATCCGCCACCTGACAGAGGCCGGGGCGCGGGTCATCCTGATGTCGCATCTGGGTCGCCCGAAAGGCCGTGTCGTGCCGGACCTGAGCCTTGCGCCGGTGGCCGGGGAGTTGTCGCGGGAACTGGGGATGCCGGTCGCGATGGCGCCGGATTGCGTCGGGCCGGAGGTGATGCGGCTGGCCGCCGAACTGGGCGACGGGGAGGTGCTCCTGCTGGAGAACCTGCGATTCCACGCAGAGGAGACCGCCAACGAGGAGTCCTTTGCGAAGGGTCTCGCCGCGCTGGCGGATCTGTTCGTGAGTGATGCGTTTGGGACCGCGCATCGCGCACACGCTTCCACGGCAGGCGCGGCCGCGCACTTTGAACAGGCGGCGGCGGGGTTTCTGCTGGAGAAGGAGCTGGCGTTTCTGGGAGGCGCCGTGACGGACCCGGAGCGGCCGTGCGTGGCCATTCTCGGGGGCGCGAAGATCAGCGGGAAGATGGATGTGCTGGAGAACCTGCTGGATCGGATGGACTCCATTCTCATTGGCGGGGCGATGGCCGGGACCTTCTTCCGGGCGCTCGGGCTGGAGACGGGGAACAGCCTCGTGGAGGAGGACCGGATCGGGCTGGCGAAGGGGCTTCTCGCACGGGCCTCGGAGAACGGCCGGGACCTTCGGCTTCCTGTGGACGGCGTGGTGGCTTCGGCGTTTGATGCCGATGCGGATGCGTCGGTCGTCCCCGTGGGCGAGATCCCCGTGGATCGCTGGATGCTGGATGTCGGCCCGGAAACCGTGGCGGAGTACCGCAAGGTGATTCTCGGCGCGCGAACCGTCCTCTGGAACGGGCCCATGGGTGTTTTTGAGATGGATCGGTTTGCAGAGGGAACGCTGGGCATTGCGCGTGCCATGGCCGAGGCGACGGACCTCGGAGCGACCACGATCATCGGCGGGGGAGACTCCGCCGCCGCCATTGCGAAGGCCGCGTGCGCGGATCGAGTGAGCCATGTATCGACGGGAGGCGGTGCGTCCCTTGAGTTCCTGGAGGGGAAACTCCTTCCCGGCGTGGCGGCCCTGACGGAGGTGAACTCTTGA
- a CDS encoding GAF domain-containing protein encodes MAVLDDRLCVRSANRAMACLLGFDEPNQARGASLAEHPLIDILVDDGSDRTVGAVLTDLLDQGVGSVEVAAPAEGGPRVRIRAAAWDTEDPAYRRILLWVAEVPLKEPVPEASIGEETASRAKEGTPPPGQGRMGRSSKEEVAPVQDSLIEADAPAIRVVLLGAGDNEIPALRLLYRVRRMAIAMVFDPDAEAPGLSLAQDLGIPAISGNLSVTLETPPDAVVLARDGLEGSLDSLGLSAVPRVRRDDLEEFLVEPDPFLDRTCAAPEVLVESPPQELAAEDPLPAAPGEPAAEEPPSGEQPAKGPAPMDEVERLEAAAELLSDLARLGGQIVDMGIERIGASSGSLMLFDEEGEALRVVASRGLPPTVVQESRRLRGEGIAGRVADRGEPLLLTGQVADAAFDLDPDRPTIPSSVCVPVRTATGILGVLNFRSSPLAPDLDRGELEEAAALGRRAGPLLERALLLERAERGTREHSLEADLEAIAASGEGLALRLERMAERFASGLGTQSCAIYSLDPSGDRLVLRAAAGISAVPEGSVSAPVGTGLVGWAAAEDHAIVLAPAATGGGPAPFSAAAPLRHDGRVVGVVSVEGTAVDTFADESLQLLESAGTIPGRCIASSDSRS; translated from the coding sequence ATGGCCGTGCTGGACGACCGCCTGTGCGTTCGCTCGGCGAACCGCGCGATGGCGTGCCTCCTGGGATTCGACGAGCCGAATCAGGCGCGGGGCGCATCGCTGGCCGAGCATCCGCTCATCGACATCTTGGTGGATGACGGGAGTGACCGTACGGTAGGGGCGGTGCTCACGGATCTGCTCGACCAGGGAGTCGGGTCGGTGGAAGTGGCCGCGCCTGCGGAGGGCGGTCCCCGGGTTCGTATCAGGGCCGCGGCGTGGGACACCGAGGACCCGGCCTACCGGCGGATTCTCCTCTGGGTCGCGGAAGTCCCGCTGAAGGAACCGGTTCCCGAGGCTTCCATTGGGGAGGAGACGGCTTCCCGCGCAAAGGAAGGCACGCCCCCCCCGGGACAGGGTAGGATGGGGCGGTCCTCGAAAGAGGAGGTCGCTCCCGTGCAGGACAGCTTGATTGAAGCGGACGCTCCCGCCATCCGGGTGGTTCTTCTGGGTGCCGGTGACAACGAGATTCCCGCGCTCCGGTTGCTCTACCGGGTTCGCCGCATGGCCATCGCCATGGTCTTTGACCCCGACGCGGAGGCTCCCGGGCTTTCGCTGGCGCAGGATCTGGGCATTCCCGCGATCTCCGGAAACCTCTCCGTGACGCTGGAGACCCCGCCGGATGCGGTGGTGCTGGCACGCGACGGGTTGGAGGGTTCTCTTGACTCGCTCGGGCTGAGCGCGGTGCCCCGTGTCCGTCGCGACGACCTGGAGGAGTTCCTCGTGGAACCGGACCCCTTCCTCGACCGCACCTGCGCCGCGCCGGAGGTGCTGGTGGAGTCGCCGCCACAGGAACTGGCTGCGGAGGACCCCTTGCCTGCCGCACCCGGGGAACCCGCCGCGGAGGAACCTCCATCCGGGGAGCAGCCCGCGAAAGGCCCGGCTCCCATGGACGAAGTCGAACGACTCGAGGCGGCGGCGGAGCTCTTGTCGGATCTTGCCCGGCTGGGCGGGCAGATTGTCGACATGGGCATCGAGCGGATCGGGGCCTCTTCCGGGAGCCTCATGCTTTTCGACGAGGAAGGGGAAGCGCTTCGTGTGGTGGCGTCGCGAGGATTGCCGCCGACGGTCGTTCAGGAATCCCGGAGGCTTCGAGGCGAAGGGATCGCCGGAAGGGTGGCGGATCGGGGGGAGCCACTTCTTCTCACCGGGCAGGTCGCGGACGCGGCGTTCGATCTGGACCCCGACCGGCCGACCATTCCCTCTTCCGTGTGTGTCCCTGTTCGAACGGCCACCGGGATACTGGGTGTTCTCAACTTCCGCTCCTCACCTCTTGCGCCGGATTTGGACCGTGGCGAACTCGAAGAAGCTGCCGCGCTGGGCCGCCGGGCCGGGCCGCTTCTGGAACGCGCGCTGTTGCTGGAGCGCGCGGAGAGGGGAACCCGGGAGCATTCGCTGGAGGCGGACCTGGAGGCGATTGCCGCGTCGGGTGAGGGGCTGGCTCTCCGGCTGGAGCGGATGGCCGAGCGGTTTGCGTCCGGGCTCGGTACGCAGTCGTGCGCGATCTACTCGCTGGACCCTTCGGGTGACCGGCTTGTTCTGCGGGCGGCGGCCGGGATTTCGGCGGTTCCCGAGGGATCCGTGTCGGCTCCGGTCGGAACGGGGCTGGTGGGGTGGGCGGCGGCGGAGGATCACGCCATCGTGCTGGCTCCCGCCGCGACCGGGGGAGGTCCGGCTCCGTTCAGTGCGGCCGCGCCACTTCGACATGACGGTCGGGTGGTTGGCGTGGTCTCGGTTGAAGGAACGGCCGTCGACACCTTCGCGGACGAGTCCCTTCAGCTTCTGGAGAGCGCGGGCACGATTCCCGGAAGGTGCATCGCTTCGAGCGACTCCCGTTCTTGA
- a CDS encoding sigma-70 family RNA polymerase sigma factor produces MSNHRPLSGMLKSLEGMETRHDGVAIGEVVDLLGSDAPRGWRLFVEKYSRFVYSVSLKFSGGLDDPEEFAAELYRRVFVRLEARDFALIRGFRGQCEFRTYLYRVIQTERFRLFRRRGVERGGKDILEREALLSVEAPKGDSLDPGKSPLPDWNHGVGRKAAREALEALGEEDRRILTLRFAGGLKLRELAEVLGARDTNDAAYRLRKALGRCRALTTARSSPEWDESAFHGAADQFREALFAANGIQNAGEEVSDHGEQGKDHQP; encoded by the coding sequence GTGTCGAACCATCGCCCCCTGTCCGGGATGCTGAAAAGCTTGGAAGGCATGGAAACCCGCCATGACGGCGTGGCGATCGGAGAAGTCGTGGACCTCCTCGGTTCCGACGCGCCGCGCGGCTGGCGTCTCTTCGTCGAGAAATACTCGCGATTCGTCTATTCGGTTTCGCTGAAGTTTTCCGGCGGTCTGGACGACCCGGAGGAGTTCGCCGCAGAACTCTACCGACGCGTCTTCGTTCGGCTGGAGGCCCGGGACTTCGCGCTCATTCGGGGCTTTCGAGGGCAATGCGAGTTTCGCACCTACCTCTACCGGGTGATCCAGACGGAGCGGTTTCGGCTCTTCAGACGGCGTGGCGTGGAGAGAGGCGGCAAGGACATTCTGGAGCGGGAGGCTCTCCTTTCCGTGGAAGCACCCAAGGGAGACTCATTGGATCCGGGGAAGAGCCCCCTCCCCGACTGGAATCACGGAGTCGGGCGGAAAGCAGCGCGTGAGGCGCTGGAGGCGTTGGGGGAGGAGGACCGCCGAATCCTCACTCTGCGCTTCGCCGGAGGGCTGAAGCTCCGGGAGCTCGCTGAAGTCCTCGGAGCACGAGACACCAACGACGCCGCCTACCGGCTCCGGAAGGCGCTGGGACGGTGCCGGGCCTTGACGACCGCGCGTTCCTCCCCGGAATGGGACGAAAGCGCGTTTCACGGAGCGGCCGACCAGTTCCGGGAGGCGCTTTTTGCGGCAAACGGTATTCAAAACGCGGGTGAAGAGGTGTCTGATCATGGAGAACAGGGAAAGGACCACCAGCCATGA
- the rnc gene encoding ribonuclease III, with amino-acid sequence MKKQDSMFRRGWSVVGKLVSGSRSGPSPERVRQLKKLQRRIGVHFNDLSLLEQALTHRSYSHITSGSRNDSNERMEFLGDSVLGLSTSQFLYTRFPERSEGALSKMKSLLVSRKVLSSVSREVGLGEFLLLSEEEADTGGRDRTSIIADSFEGVIGAIYLDQGYRAANHFVRAFLLAQIDEICEDEAHINYKSLLQEHVQGHHLPHPVYRVRAEKGPEHKKEFAVEVVIRNEVWGKGRGQNKKDAEQAAARAALETHLQKSGSRRGGRRARGRRTRGGEGSRSGPERAQSSRGERTVSAESNQGRRAPSDSRPSDRSRGGTRRDESRRSGGDGSRSPRGRRRSQEPIRANGEREDRDLTGRGPAEGSAHGVHASRERLRKSRQEELRLEEEESRALKEKRAAARKRPSRTRMSEPTREEEPRTPSSAEEPERTSDRGRRTSRREEAPAPRERESRVRSVDKPEASSPADPPVEPKAPASPAPEEAKKEPVAFVPRKKKAARRR; translated from the coding sequence ATGAAAAAACAAGATTCCATGTTCCGCCGCGGCTGGTCCGTCGTCGGAAAGCTCGTTTCAGGAAGCAGGTCGGGCCCGTCTCCGGAGAGGGTCCGGCAACTGAAGAAGCTCCAGCGAAGGATCGGCGTTCACTTCAACGATCTGTCGCTTCTGGAGCAGGCGCTGACACATCGCTCCTATTCCCACATCACCTCCGGCTCCCGAAACGACTCCAATGAGCGAATGGAGTTTCTCGGAGATTCCGTGCTGGGGCTGTCCACGAGTCAGTTCCTCTACACGCGTTTCCCGGAGCGGAGTGAAGGTGCGCTGTCGAAGATGAAATCGCTGCTCGTCAGCCGCAAAGTGCTGTCCAGCGTGAGCCGGGAGGTCGGCCTCGGGGAGTTTCTTCTTCTGTCGGAGGAAGAGGCGGACACCGGAGGGCGCGACCGCACTTCTATCATTGCGGACTCGTTCGAGGGCGTGATCGGGGCGATCTATCTCGATCAGGGTTATCGCGCGGCCAACCACTTCGTGCGAGCGTTTCTCCTGGCACAGATCGACGAGATCTGCGAGGACGAGGCGCACATCAACTACAAGTCGCTCCTTCAGGAGCATGTGCAGGGGCACCACCTGCCGCATCCCGTGTATCGGGTTCGTGCCGAGAAGGGACCCGAGCACAAGAAGGAATTTGCGGTGGAAGTTGTGATTCGAAACGAAGTCTGGGGAAAGGGTCGCGGTCAGAACAAGAAGGACGCGGAACAGGCGGCCGCACGGGCCGCGCTGGAAACCCACCTTCAGAAGAGCGGTTCCCGAAGGGGCGGACGACGAGCGCGCGGCAGACGCACTCGCGGCGGGGAGGGTTCGAGGAGTGGACCCGAGAGGGCGCAGAGCTCACGCGGAGAGCGAACGGTTTCCGCGGAGTCCAACCAAGGGCGGCGAGCGCCGTCCGACTCCAGGCCGTCGGACAGGTCGCGTGGCGGCACCCGTCGGGATGAGTCCCGCCGATCCGGCGGCGACGGGAGCAGGTCCCCCCGGGGGAGGCGCAGGTCGCAGGAGCCCATCCGGGCGAATGGGGAGCGGGAGGATCGTGACCTTACGGGGCGCGGTCCTGCGGAAGGTTCTGCGCACGGAGTTCACGCTTCGCGGGAGAGACTGCGCAAGTCGCGGCAGGAAGAGTTGCGCCTGGAAGAGGAAGAGTCGCGTGCATTGAAGGAGAAGCGGGCCGCTGCGAGGAAGCGTCCGTCGCGCACGCGCATGTCCGAACCGACCCGCGAAGAGGAACCCCGGACGCCCTCTTCCGCCGAAGAGCCTGAGAGGACATCGGACCGCGGCCGCCGGACTTCCCGTCGTGAAGAAGCCCCCGCGCCTCGGGAGCGGGAGTCTCGCGTTCGATCTGTGGACAAGCCGGAAGCGTCCTCGCCCGCCGATCCCCCGGTGGAGCCGAAGGCCCCGGCGTCGCCCGCGCCGGAAGAGGCGAAGAAAGAGCCCGTGGCATTTGTGCCGCGGAAGAAGAAGGCTGCCCGCCGCCGGTAG
- a CDS encoding CHAT domain-containing protein — MARKRKRHHLGDSCAHGRWLACVVGAVLLPLVALALIALPAEAENPAPASDVLRLSDEALDLQSRGFPARAEPLLRRAARQAAGLPANHPDAPTALGRWAYWLLHDGIWESAAAVALRAADRARDLGDTPEDRAENARREVWYLWIRADACRLTGDAPGAREALRRAWSHIEAEAPRGMPEAELALVEALLALDDDRPGDALPWLDRAKELPSADPAGGALQIELARVEALAASGRRADAERSLAAAHTLARTAADRADVHQREALTAQLAGEPGRAWAAAHRAMEFARSWIADAPDAGEQALRQRRTRPYLETLLDLALHSPAGSGFAEDALALTLGFPPPALRPGEALVAWHWGGARVLGFLREGPSGSVRPFSAGAPEELREWILLYRACLADPARSEDAHRVGQILSKRLLPFAEALLPERILAAPDGILEGLALAALPIGGLAEPLGIRCSVIRITSATVTERPADDSVLLDLLVLAAPSPPAGAIPATQLVGAEREGARIAAESPDAEALCGEAATEARLSAKPAARILHIAAHTGSSGGAAGLLLAPGADDDGVLTPAEAAALPHPPRLVILSGCETLLADVPGRRAVGDIGTAFLMAGAETVVGALWKVDDQSTTRFMERFHRNLRTGVRPSEALRETRRQCAESRRKSLADPFTWAAFVVRGRDLPPGAAPPPRPGRRGAWWLGVPVALVAGAVLLRRRTTG, encoded by the coding sequence ATGGCTCGAAAGCGGAAGCGGCATCACCTGGGTGATTCATGTGCGCACGGCCGATGGCTCGCATGCGTCGTCGGCGCCGTCCTCCTTCCGCTGGTCGCCCTCGCGCTGATCGCACTCCCCGCGGAGGCGGAAAATCCGGCGCCCGCGTCGGATGTGCTTCGCCTCTCCGATGAAGCGCTCGACCTCCAGTCGCGCGGGTTTCCGGCGCGGGCGGAGCCTCTTCTTCGCCGCGCGGCCCGACAGGCTGCGGGCCTGCCTGCGAACCACCCCGATGCCCCCACTGCTCTTGGACGATGGGCATACTGGCTTCTGCACGACGGCATCTGGGAGAGCGCCGCTGCCGTCGCATTGCGAGCGGCCGACCGCGCGCGCGACCTGGGTGACACGCCGGAGGATCGCGCCGAAAACGCACGGCGGGAGGTCTGGTACCTGTGGATCCGGGCCGATGCATGCCGCCTGACAGGAGACGCACCCGGCGCGAGGGAGGCACTCCGCCGCGCGTGGAGCCACATCGAGGCGGAGGCCCCACGCGGGATGCCCGAAGCGGAACTCGCGCTGGTCGAGGCCCTTCTGGCGCTGGACGACGACCGCCCCGGGGACGCGCTGCCGTGGCTCGACCGCGCAAAGGAGCTTCCCTCGGCGGACCCCGCGGGCGGCGCACTCCAGATCGAACTGGCCCGGGTGGAGGCGCTGGCCGCATCAGGCCGCCGGGCGGACGCGGAACGAAGTCTGGCCGCTGCGCACACGCTGGCGCGAACCGCCGCCGACCGCGCCGATGTCCACCAGCGGGAAGCGCTGACCGCGCAGCTCGCGGGGGAGCCGGGACGCGCGTGGGCGGCCGCGCACCGCGCCATGGAGTTCGCCCGGTCGTGGATTGCGGACGCTCCCGACGCCGGGGAGCAAGCTCTTCGGCAGCGCCGGACCCGTCCCTATCTGGAGACCCTCCTCGACCTCGCCCTTCACTCGCCCGCCGGGTCCGGTTTCGCCGAAGACGCACTGGCCCTGACGCTGGGCTTCCCTCCGCCGGCGCTTCGCCCGGGGGAGGCGCTCGTCGCATGGCACTGGGGCGGCGCCCGCGTCCTCGGGTTCCTGCGCGAAGGGCCTTCGGGGTCCGTCCGCCCGTTTTCCGCAGGCGCACCGGAAGAACTTCGCGAGTGGATCCTGCTCTACCGCGCGTGTCTCGCGGACCCGGCGCGATCGGAGGACGCTCACCGCGTCGGCCAGATTCTCTCGAAGCGTCTCCTTCCCTTCGCCGAAGCACTACTTCCGGAGCGCATTCTTGCCGCGCCGGACGGGATTCTGGAAGGGCTCGCGCTGGCGGCCCTCCCGATCGGCGGGCTCGCGGAGCCCCTGGGGATCCGGTGTTCGGTGATCCGCATCACCTCAGCGACCGTCACCGAGCGCCCGGCGGATGACTCGGTGCTCCTGGATCTATTGGTGCTCGCCGCTCCGTCCCCTCCCGCCGGAGCGATCCCTGCCACGCAACTCGTCGGCGCGGAAAGAGAAGGCGCGCGCATTGCAGCCGAATCCCCCGACGCGGAGGCCCTCTGCGGAGAGGCGGCGACCGAGGCGCGCCTCTCGGCGAAGCCCGCCGCACGAATACTGCACATCGCCGCACACACGGGTTCCTCCGGAGGGGCTGCGGGTCTCCTGCTGGCTCCCGGTGCCGACGACGACGGGGTCCTGACGCCCGCTGAAGCAGCCGCGCTCCCGCATCCGCCGCGCCTGGTGATCCTGTCGGGATGCGAGACTCTCCTCGCCGATGTCCCCGGGCGCCGGGCCGTCGGGGACATCGGCACCGCGTTCCTGATGGCCGGTGCAGAGACGGTCGTGGGGGCTCTCTGGAAAGTGGACGATCAGTCCACGACTCGGTTCATGGAACGGTTCCACCGGAACCTGCGCACCGGCGTGCGCCCGTCCGAGGCGTTGCGGGAAACTCGGAGGCAGTGCGCGGAGTCACGGCGGAAGTCGCTGGCGGACCCGTTCACATGGGCGGCATTTGTCGTGCGCGGGCGGGATCTTCCTCCGGGAGCCGCGCCTCCCCCCCGACCGGGCCGGAGGGGAGCGTGGTGGCTCGGCGTACCCGTCGCCCTCGTGGCGGGGGCGGTGCTTCTCCGACGGAGAACCACCGGCTGA
- the fabF gene encoding beta-ketoacyl-ACP synthase II has protein sequence MKGERRVVVTGVGAVTPLGNTAQESWENLLNGVSGAGPITSFDASGFGTRFAAEVRDFDPLSFISRKEVRRMDRFTQFAVAASQMAMDDSGLEIGEENAARVGVMVGSGIGGFLTFEEQHSVLTERGPGRVSPFFVPMMIINMGTGMVSIRFGAKGPSGSPVTACASGANAVGDAFRVIARGDADAMIAGGAEAPVTPLSVAGFGSMKALSTRNDDPQVASRPFDAQRDGFVMGEGSGVVILEELEHAQARGASIYCEIVGYGCTADAHHMTAPSPGGEGAARAMARAMEDAGMNSGEVDYINAHGTSTSLNDRLETEAIRTVLGESASGVAVSSTKSMTGHLLGAAGGVEFMILCLAHRHGRIPPTINYAHPDPDCDLDCVPNEARSADVGAALSNSLGFGGHNVTLATRKL, from the coding sequence ATGAAAGGCGAAAGACGGGTAGTCGTGACCGGAGTCGGGGCGGTGACCCCGCTCGGGAACACGGCGCAGGAGTCCTGGGAGAACCTTCTGAACGGCGTCAGCGGTGCGGGGCCGATCACCAGCTTCGACGCATCGGGGTTTGGTACCCGATTCGCCGCGGAGGTTCGGGACTTCGACCCGCTGAGCTTCATCAGCCGGAAGGAAGTTCGCAGGATGGACCGCTTCACGCAGTTCGCCGTGGCGGCTTCCCAGATGGCCATGGATGACTCCGGTCTGGAAATCGGAGAAGAGAACGCTGCTCGCGTAGGGGTGATGGTGGGGTCCGGCATCGGCGGATTCCTGACCTTCGAGGAGCAGCATTCCGTCCTTACGGAACGGGGTCCGGGCCGGGTGAGCCCCTTCTTCGTTCCGATGATGATCATCAACATGGGCACCGGCATGGTCAGCATCCGGTTCGGGGCGAAGGGGCCGAGCGGCTCTCCCGTCACTGCGTGTGCGTCCGGTGCCAACGCGGTCGGGGACGCGTTCCGTGTGATCGCCCGGGGCGATGCGGACGCGATGATCGCGGGGGGCGCAGAGGCTCCCGTTACTCCCCTGTCCGTGGCGGGGTTCGGCTCTATGAAGGCTCTGTCCACGCGCAACGACGACCCCCAGGTCGCCAGCCGCCCGTTTGATGCTCAGCGGGACGGTTTTGTGATGGGGGAAGGCTCCGGGGTAGTCATCCTGGAGGAACTGGAACACGCGCAGGCGCGTGGCGCTTCCATCTATTGCGAGATTGTGGGGTACGGCTGTACGGCCGATGCCCACCACATGACCGCACCCTCCCCGGGCGGGGAAGGCGCGGCGCGGGCGATGGCTCGGGCCATGGAGGATGCCGGGATGAATTCCGGGGAAGTGGACTACATCAACGCCCACGGAACCTCCACCTCGCTGAACGATCGTCTGGAGACCGAAGCCATCCGGACGGTGTTGGGCGAAAGTGCATCCGGCGTCGCCGTGAGTTCCACCAAATCCATGACGGGACATCTGCTGGGCGCCGCGGGCGGCGTGGAGTTCATGATACTCTGCCTCGCTCATCGCCACGGCCGCATCCCGCCGACCATCAACTATGCCCACCCGGATCCCGACTGTGATCTGGATTGCGTTCCGAACGAGGCGCGCTCCGCAGATGTCGGGGCCGCGCTCTCCAACTCGCTGGGCTTTGGTGGACACAATGTGACACTGGCAACCAGGAAACTATGA
- the gap gene encoding type I glyceraldehyde-3-phosphate dehydrogenase, which translates to MPVRIGINGFGRIGRNFYRVLMSNPDVEIVAANDLTDSATLAHLLKYDSVHGRLGKDVKVVDGGIEVEGRLLRVLSERDPGKLPWGELGVDVVAESTGLFTAREKAALHLKAGAKKVVISAPSKDADVMVVIGVNDDMVDPAGHEVVSTASCTTNCLAPVAKVLHETWGIEHGLMTTIHAYTNDQRILDFPHKDLRRARAAAVSMIPTTTGAAAAVSKALPELEGKLTGMAIRVPVPNGSVVDLTAVLSRETTAEEINEAMKSAAEGELRGVLEYSDEPLVSVDIIGNPHSSIFDSMCTTVIGGTLVKVVSWYDNEWGYSNRLAEMTLRMAKGISG; encoded by the coding sequence ATGCCAGTCAGGATCGGAATCAACGGGTTCGGTCGCATCGGCCGAAACTTCTATCGCGTCCTGATGTCCAACCCGGATGTCGAAATCGTCGCCGCGAATGATCTGACGGACTCCGCGACTCTGGCGCACCTGCTCAAGTACGACTCGGTCCACGGTCGTCTCGGCAAGGATGTCAAAGTGGTGGACGGGGGCATCGAAGTCGAGGGTCGCCTGCTGCGCGTTCTGTCGGAGCGGGATCCGGGGAAGCTCCCCTGGGGAGAGCTCGGTGTGGATGTCGTGGCGGAGAGCACGGGGCTTTTCACCGCCCGCGAGAAGGCCGCGCTGCACCTGAAGGCCGGCGCGAAGAAGGTGGTGATCTCCGCGCCGTCGAAGGACGCGGATGTGATGGTCGTGATCGGCGTGAACGATGACATGGTGGATCCGGCTGGCCACGAAGTGGTCTCGACCGCCAGTTGCACCACCAACTGCCTGGCTCCCGTCGCGAAGGTGCTCCACGAGACCTGGGGGATTGAGCACGGCCTCATGACGACGATCCACGCGTACACCAACGACCAGCGGATCCTGGACTTTCCCCACAAGGACCTGCGTCGTGCGCGTGCCGCTGCGGTCAGCATGATTCCCACCACGACCGGCGCGGCGGCTGCGGTGTCCAAGGCGCTTCCGGAGCTGGAAGGAAAGCTGACGGGCATGGCCATTCGCGTTCCGGTACCGAACGGTTCGGTGGTGGACCTCACGGCGGTGCTTTCGCGCGAAACCACCGCAGAGGAAATCAACGAGGCCATGAAGTCCGCTGCCGAAGGAGAGCTTCGCGGGGTGCTGGAGTATTCCGACGAGCCGCTTGTCTCGGTGGACATCATTGGGAATCCGCACAGCTCCATCTTCGATTCCATGTGCACGACGGTGATCGGGGGAACGCTGGTGAAGGTGGTGAGCTGGTACGACAACGAGTGGGGCTACTCCAATCGTCTGGCGGAAATGACGCTGCGCATGGCGAAGGGGATTTCCGGCTGA
- the tpiA gene encoding triose-phosphate isomerase — protein sequence MRTPFVCGNWKMHKTTGEARALAREIVNSLRGGAGGVDVVVCPPFTALAAVGEVLGGSGVRMGAQNAHSAPSGAYTGEVSAPMLVDLGCDFVILGHSERRQLFGETDSGVREKLESARGAGLVPIVCVGETLEERESGRTAEVVLGQVRGALEGLPAPEVGRLILAYEPVWAIGTGKTATPEEAQEVHARIRAEVETLFGEEPAGSVRILYGGSMKPDNAADLLSRQDIDGGLIGGAALRASDFTTIVGAACTE from the coding sequence TTGAGAACGCCATTCGTATGCGGGAACTGGAAGATGCACAAGACGACGGGAGAGGCCCGGGCGCTCGCGCGGGAGATCGTGAACTCGCTTCGCGGCGGGGCCGGGGGCGTGGATGTGGTGGTATGCCCGCCGTTCACGGCACTGGCGGCGGTGGGGGAGGTGCTGGGAGGGTCCGGGGTGCGTATGGGCGCCCAGAACGCCCATTCCGCCCCGTCCGGGGCGTACACTGGAGAGGTCTCCGCGCCGATGCTGGTTGACCTCGGCTGCGATTTCGTGATACTCGGCCACTCGGAGCGTCGCCAGCTCTTCGGAGAGACCGATTCGGGTGTCCGGGAAAAGCTGGAGTCGGCTCGTGGAGCGGGCCTCGTCCCCATCGTTTGCGTGGGAGAGACCCTGGAGGAACGCGAATCAGGCCGCACCGCAGAGGTGGTGCTGGGCCAGGTGCGCGGGGCGCTGGAAGGTCTGCCGGCCCCGGAGGTCGGGAGGTTGATCCTCGCTTACGAGCCGGTCTGGGCCATCGGTACAGGGAAGACGGCCACGCCGGAAGAGGCTCAGGAGGTGCATGCGCGGATTCGCGCAGAGGTTGAAACATTGTTCGGCGAAGAGCCCGCGGGCTCCGTTCGCATCCTCTACGGAGGGAGCATGAAGCCGGACAACGCCGCGGACCTTCTGTCCCGGCAGGACATTGACGGAGGCCTGATCGGGGGGGCGGCCCTCCGGGCCAGCGACTTCACTACCATCGTGGGTGCGGCATGTACGGAGTGA